Proteins from one Monodelphis domestica isolate mMonDom1 chromosome 6, mMonDom1.pri, whole genome shotgun sequence genomic window:
- the LOC107649244 gene encoding olfactory receptor 5P3-like — MSFKNHTDVTEFIILGLTAAPTLQAILFVIFLGVYIFTLIGNLSIIILIRNSSQLHTPMYLFLSHLAFVDIGYSSSVTPIMLMNFLGEIPSLPLAGCAFQLCSVVTFGTAECFLLSVMAYDRYVAICNPLLYSTNMSTRVCTLLVIASYLGGCLNAWAFTGCLLSLTFCGPNKVNHFFCDYSPLLKLSCSHDFLAEIIPAVTSGSIIVVTVLIIVISYAYILFSVLKMHSTEGRHKAFSTCTSHLTAVTLFYGTITFIYVMPKSSYSTDQNKVVSVFYTVMIPMLNPLIYSLRNKEVKGAIRKMINRKHLLS; from the coding sequence ATGTCATTCAAAAACCACACCGATGtgacagaattcattatcttggGATTAACAGCTGCCCCAACTCTGCAAGCTATTCTCTTTGTGATATTTCTAGGAGTCTATATTTTCACATTAATTGGTAACCTTAGCATAATCATATTGATCAGAAATAGCTCTCAGCTTCACACCCCAATGTACCTTTTCCTCAGCCATTTGGCTTTTGTGGATATTGGGTACTCCTCATCAGTCACACCTATTATGCTCATGAATTTCCTTGGGGAAATACCGTCGCTTCCCCTAGCAGGATGTGCATTTCAACTGTGTTCTGTAGTCACTTTTGGAACAGCAGAATGTTTTCTGTTGTCAGTGATGGCTTATGATAGGTATGTAGCTATTTGTAACCCCCTGCTTTATTCTACCAACATGTCCACCAGAGTCTGCACATTATTAGTGATTGCATCCTATCTGGGTGGTTGTTTGAATGCTTGGGCTTTTACTGGTTGTTTGTTGAGTCTGACCTTCTGTGGACCTAATAAAGTCAATCACTTTTTTTGTGACTACTCACCTCTTCTGAAGCTTTCCTGCTCCCATGATTTTCTTGCTGAAATTATTCCTGCTGTCACTTCTGGATCAATTATTGTGGTCACAGTGTTAATTATAGTAATCTCCTATGCATACATTCTCTTTTCTGTCCTGAAAATGCACTCCACTGAGGGGAGACACAAAGCCTTCTCCACCTGCACCTCCCATCTCACTGCAGTCACTCTATTTTATGGGACTATAACATTCATTTATGTGATGCCTAAATCAAGCTACTCAACTGACCAGAACAAAGTAGTTTCTGTGTTCTACACTGTAATGATTCCCATGTTGAATCCTCTGATCTACAGCCTCAGAAACAAGGAAGTAAAGGGAGctataagaaaaatgataaacagaaaaCACTTACtttcataa